The following proteins are co-located in the Callithrix jacchus isolate 240 chromosome 10, calJac240_pri, whole genome shotgun sequence genome:
- the LOC100408077 gene encoding olfactory receptor 51F2 has product MSVFNNTNVQPLTFLLMGIPGLKAAQFWISIPFCLLYAVSLSGNSMILFVVLSEHSLHQPMYYFLSMLSATDLSLSLCTLSTTLGVFWFEAQEINVNACIAQMFFLHGFTFMESGVLLAMAFDRFVAICNPLRYTTILTNARIAKIGMSMLIRNVAVMLPVVLFVKRLSFCGSMVLSHSYCYHVDLIQRSCTDIRVNSILGLFALFSTAGFDCPCILLSYILIIRSVLRIASSEERHKAFNTCVSHVSAVAIFYIPLISLSLVHRYGHSAPPFVHSVMANVFLLIPPVLNPIIYSVKTKQIQKAIIKVLMQKQLQI; this is encoded by the coding sequence ATGTCAGTCTTCAATAATACCAATGTGCAGCCTCTGACTTTCCTCCTGATGGGCATTCCAGGTCTGAAAGCTGCCCAGTTCTGGATCTCCATCCCTTTTTGTCTCCTATATGCTGTTTCCCTCTCTGGAAATAGCATGATCCTGTTTGTGGTCCTCAGTGAACATAGCCTCCACCAGCCTATGTACTATTTCCTATCTATGCTTTCAGCCACAGACCTGAGCTTGTCCCTGTGTACACTTTCTACTACCCTTGGTGTCTTCTGGTTTGAAGCCCAAGAAATCAACGTAAATGCCTGCATTGCCCAGATGTTCTTTCTCCATGGATTTACTTTCATGGAGTCTGGGGTTCTACTGGCCATGGCCTTTGATCGTTTTGTGGCCATCTGCAACCCACTGAGGTACACTACCATCCTTACCAATGCTCGAATTGCCAAGATTGGGATGAGCATGTTGATAAGAAATGTTGCTGTCATGTTGCCGGTTGTGCTCTTTGTCAAGAGGTTGTCCTTCTGCGGTTCTATGGTCCTTTCACATTCTTACTGCTACCATGTTGATCTCATCCAACGCTCTTGCACAGACATTCGGGTCAACAGCATCCTTGGTCTGTTTGCACTCTTCTCCACTGCAGGGTTTGACTGCCCTTGCATCCTGCTCTCCTATATCCTGATAATTAGATCTGTCCTCAGAATTGCTTCCTCAGAGGAGCGGCACAAAGCCTTCAACACCTGTGTATCCCACGTCAGTGCTGTTGCCATCTTCTACATCCCTCTCATCAGCTTGTCTCTTGTCCATCGCTATGGCCATTCAGCACCTCCATTTGTCCACAGCGTCATGGCTAACGTCTTTCTGCTAATCCCTCCTGTGCTCAACCCTATTATCTACAGTGTGAAGACTAAGCAGATTCAAAAGGCCATTATCAAAGTCTTAATGCAGAAACAGCTCCAAATCTAA